A single region of the Oleispira antarctica RB-8 genome encodes:
- the cysG gene encoding Uroporphyrinogen-III C-methyltransferase has product MSEIQEAGSKIMVNVVLPSHIMSRIPQLQPGQVALVGAGPGDPGLLTLNALMLIQQADVLVCDRLVSDEIAALKPAKAELINAGKSCKEHVLTQEQTNQVLVDQAKLGKRVVRLKGGDPYIFGRGGEEVEFLMDHEIESIIVPGITAASGCSAYAGFPLTHRDFAQSVTLATGHIKHDGKLELDWKALASNDRTVVFYMGLNNAQLISDSLQAEGREADTPVGLIERGTTLQQRTVFTTLGALPQAIIDNGLKPPTMMIVGEVVTIAEKNAKKQEKINAKKAAEKAVRNSEENNLAQA; this is encoded by the coding sequence ATGTCAGAGATACAAGAAGCAGGAAGTAAAATAATGGTGAATGTGGTCTTACCCTCGCATATCATGTCACGCATTCCACAGCTGCAACCCGGCCAAGTCGCCTTAGTCGGTGCTGGCCCAGGTGACCCAGGTTTATTAACCTTAAACGCCTTAATGCTGATTCAACAAGCTGACGTATTAGTTTGCGACCGTTTAGTTTCCGACGAAATCGCCGCACTAAAGCCGGCCAAAGCCGAATTAATAAATGCTGGAAAAAGCTGTAAAGAGCACGTGCTAACCCAAGAGCAAACTAATCAAGTATTAGTGGATCAAGCCAAGCTAGGCAAGCGCGTCGTGCGTTTAAAAGGCGGCGACCCGTACATCTTTGGCCGTGGTGGCGAAGAGGTCGAATTCTTAATGGATCACGAAATAGAAAGCATCATCGTCCCCGGCATTACCGCCGCATCCGGTTGCTCGGCTTATGCAGGATTTCCGTTAACCCATCGTGACTTCGCTCAATCAGTAACACTTGCCACGGGTCATATAAAACACGATGGAAAATTAGAGCTCGATTGGAAAGCCCTCGCCAGTAATGACAGAACCGTCGTGTTCTACATGGGCCTTAATAACGCCCAATTAATTTCCGACAGCCTGCAAGCAGAAGGGCGCGAGGCCGATACCCCAGTAGGATTAATAGAACGCGGCACGACCTTACAACAACGCACCGTATTCACAACGTTAGGGGCATTACCACAAGCCATTATAGATAATGGTTTAAAGCCACCGACAATGATGATTGTAGGCGAAGTCGTTACGATTGCAGAAAAAAACGCCAAGAAACAAGAAAAGATAAATGCAAAGAAAGCGGCTGAAAAAGCAGTTCGAAATTCTGAAGAAAATAATCTAGCCCAAGCCTAA
- the nirG gene encoding NirG protein, whose translation MSAAINTELKKELKKELSKELSKELSELDKKLINLLQDGFPLTPRPFNTVAQQLTKEELTVTEVDVMQRIQALLDEGMLSRFGPMYQAERMGGGLTLAAMTVIEEDYGRVTEQVNAFPQVAHNYRREHELNMWFVLATESPEEIEDCIEELEAATGYHVFNMPKEEEFYVGLRFAL comes from the coding sequence ATGAGCGCAGCTATAAATACAGAGCTAAAGAAAGAACTCAAAAAAGAGTTAAGCAAAGAGTTAAGCAAAGAGTTAAGCGAACTAGACAAAAAATTAATTAACTTGCTACAAGACGGCTTCCCGCTAACCCCGCGCCCATTCAATACCGTTGCTCAACAACTCACCAAAGAAGAATTAACGGTCACCGAAGTGGACGTCATGCAGCGTATCCAAGCCTTATTAGACGAAGGTATGCTCAGTCGCTTTGGCCCCATGTATCAGGCCGAACGTATGGGGGGCGGCTTAACATTAGCCGCAATGACCGTGATCGAAGAAGACTACGGCCGCGTCACAGAACAAGTCAATGCCTTCCCGCAAGTTGCGCATAACTACCGCCGTGAACACGAACTTAATATGTGGTTTGTATTAGCTACCGAAAGCCCAGAAGAAATTGAAGACTGCATTGAAGAGTTAGAAGCAGCTACAGGCTATCACGTATTTAACATGCCAAAAGAGGAAGAGTTTTATGTCGGACTTAGATTTGCACTGTAA
- the nirTB gene encoding Denitrification system component NirT/cytochrome c552: MTDDRVTEEIVHKPHFFNRRLVLGTTIAGAVVFFIVGVLFWGGFNTALEATNQMEFCIGCHEMEANVYQEYKPSIHYSNRTGVRAGCPDCHVPRPWIHKMVRKIQASKEVFSWLTGKIDTKEEFEEHRLTMAKSVWNAMKTTDSRECRNCHTIESMNPEFQKPRARKQHLNAFQEGQTCIDCHKGIAHNSVRHQLSDEELEEIEKPNPDYIREVPKMYLEGLARIEKQDKIDAETAKVEKDEAIAKEKKAIESAVQDALEKYKQSHSPAGKKAPKSTNDTSASSINVDWSKANSREITIFYPGQTSIEWIQNGRDHGGARPFTKGGDRCVTCHDKETAAMGAKIVSGEKAEDTPIAGKRGSIPVTVDSTYDADHLYMRFSWADGDHVPVPFVDGGKMDPLNPMKLAVMFANDNVEFADRAGCWATCHHDARNMPDAPDAKTLKGSKFASRINLENGVTKYLKETRTKLEIKGRGGKKKGGWDKLKSEDDIKALMGEKGYMDIVRYKSGEAIVEDGHILADRSMTGGQGAEFDAKLKNGTWSVIMKRKLVSNKQGDVSIGKDVLYNFGFAIHDDYTNSRFHHVSLGYKLGLDNEAAELNAAKQ; the protein is encoded by the coding sequence ATGACTGATGACAGAGTGACAGAAGAAATTGTTCATAAACCCCATTTTTTTAATAGACGATTAGTTCTTGGCACTACGATCGCAGGTGCTGTAGTGTTTTTTATAGTTGGCGTCCTTTTTTGGGGTGGTTTCAATACCGCCTTGGAAGCGACAAACCAAATGGAATTTTGTATTGGCTGCCATGAAATGGAAGCTAACGTATATCAAGAATATAAACCCAGCATTCACTACTCGAATCGTACTGGTGTACGAGCGGGTTGCCCAGACTGTCACGTACCACGCCCATGGATTCATAAAATGGTGCGTAAGATTCAGGCTTCTAAAGAAGTGTTCTCTTGGTTGACGGGTAAAATTGATACTAAAGAAGAGTTCGAAGAGCATCGCTTAACCATGGCGAAAAGTGTTTGGAATGCGATGAAAACTACTGATTCTCGTGAGTGCAGAAACTGCCATACGATCGAATCAATGAATCCAGAATTCCAAAAACCTCGTGCGCGTAAACAACATTTAAATGCTTTTCAAGAAGGTCAAACGTGTATCGATTGCCATAAAGGCATTGCTCATAACAGTGTTCGTCATCAACTATCAGACGAAGAACTGGAGGAGATTGAAAAACCCAATCCTGACTATATTCGTGAAGTCCCAAAAATGTATCTTGAAGGTTTAGCGCGTATTGAAAAGCAAGATAAGATAGATGCTGAAACCGCTAAAGTTGAAAAAGATGAAGCTATAGCAAAAGAGAAAAAAGCCATTGAAAGTGCAGTGCAAGACGCGTTAGAAAAATACAAACAGAGCCATTCTCCTGCTGGAAAAAAGGCACCTAAGTCTACTAACGACACTTCTGCTAGCAGTATCAATGTTGATTGGTCAAAAGCCAATAGCCGTGAGATTACTATCTTTTATCCTGGCCAAACATCGATCGAATGGATTCAAAATGGTCGTGATCATGGTGGCGCACGTCCGTTTACTAAAGGCGGAGATCGTTGCGTAACGTGTCACGATAAAGAAACAGCGGCAATGGGCGCTAAGATTGTGAGCGGTGAAAAAGCGGAAGATACGCCAATCGCAGGTAAGCGTGGCAGTATCCCAGTGACCGTTGATTCTACTTACGATGCTGATCACTTATACATGCGCTTTAGTTGGGCCGATGGTGACCATGTGCCAGTGCCTTTCGTTGATGGTGGGAAAATGGATCCTTTAAATCCAATGAAGCTGGCCGTGATGTTTGCCAACGACAATGTTGAATTTGCAGATCGTGCGGGCTGCTGGGCAACGTGTCACCATGACGCGAGAAATATGCCAGATGCACCTGATGCTAAAACTTTAAAAGGCAGTAAGTTTGCTTCGAGAATCAACTTAGAAAATGGTGTGACAAAATACCTTAAAGAGACTCGTACTAAACTTGAGATTAAAGGACGTGGTGGCAAGAAAAAAGGCGGTTGGGATAAATTGAAATCTGAAGATGACATTAAAGCGTTGATGGGCGAGAAAGGCTATATGGATATCGTACGCTACAAGTCTGGTGAAGCGATTGTAGAAGATGGTCACATCTTGGCAGATCGTAGCATGACGGGTGGACAGGGGGCTGAGTTTGATGCCAAGCTTAAAAACGGCACTTGGTCAGTCATTATGAAACGTAAGCTAGTATCCAATAAGCAAGGTGATGTGAGTATTGGCAAAGATGTTTTGTACAACTTTGGTTTTGCAATTCACGATGACTATACCAACTCTCGTTTCCATCATGTTTCACTAGGCTACAAGTTAGGCTTAGATAACGAAGCTGCTGAGTTGAACGCTGCGAAACAGTAA
- the nirF gene encoding Heme d1 biosynthesis protein NirF, protein MDNIMKTTLKYNVLTGLIATASLLTGCALSSSPILQSGLQPASQTVAQTVETIATGDLGVIVERATGSVQIVNTTSQTRLARISGLGDLSHASIVYSRDERFAYVFGRDGGLTKVDITKQQIDKRIMQAGNSIGGAISQDGKLVAVSNYTPGGVRIFDSETLELKFDLPAIGRDGKQSKTVGLVDAPGQQFVFSLFDSGEIWIVDLDSGKPIITKFFDIGQKPYDALMSPDGRYYIAGLFGEDGMAMLDLWHPEKGVTRILPNYGMGEKRLPVYKMPHLEGWAISGNRAFVPAVGRHEVLVLNMTTWEQEAAIPVHGQPIFVMARPDGRHVWVNFAYPDNDTLQVIETEKLKIIHEKKPGKAVLHMEFNPRGEKVWASVRDENKVCIYDTNTFVEEKCFQADSPSGIFFTNRAHIIGL, encoded by the coding sequence ATGGATAATATCATGAAGACAACACTTAAATACAATGTATTAACTGGGTTGATTGCCACGGCTTCTCTTTTGACTGGCTGCGCACTGAGTTCATCCCCCATTTTACAATCAGGCTTACAGCCAGCGTCACAAACTGTCGCACAAACAGTAGAAACTATCGCCACAGGTGATCTCGGTGTCATTGTCGAGCGCGCTACAGGCTCGGTTCAAATTGTGAATACCACAAGCCAAACCCGCTTGGCTCGCATCAGCGGGTTAGGGGATTTATCTCACGCTTCCATCGTCTATTCTCGCGACGAGCGCTTCGCTTATGTCTTTGGCCGTGATGGCGGGTTAACAAAAGTTGATATCACAAAACAACAAATCGACAAACGCATAATGCAGGCGGGTAACAGCATTGGTGGAGCCATTTCCCAAGATGGAAAATTGGTGGCGGTATCAAATTATACCCCCGGTGGCGTGCGTATTTTTGATAGCGAAACCCTAGAACTTAAATTCGATCTACCCGCCATAGGTCGTGACGGCAAGCAATCTAAAACGGTGGGCTTAGTCGATGCACCAGGTCAACAATTCGTTTTCAGTCTGTTTGATAGCGGTGAAATCTGGATCGTTGATCTTGATTCTGGCAAACCCATTATTACCAAATTCTTTGATATAGGCCAAAAACCTTATGATGCATTAATGAGCCCAGACGGCCGTTATTACATTGCCGGATTATTCGGTGAAGACGGCATGGCTATGTTGGATTTATGGCATCCAGAAAAGGGCGTTACACGTATTTTGCCAAACTACGGCATGGGCGAAAAGCGTCTGCCAGTTTATAAAATGCCTCATCTAGAAGGCTGGGCTATCTCGGGCAATCGTGCTTTTGTTCCCGCAGTAGGGCGTCACGAAGTATTAGTCTTAAACATGACAACGTGGGAACAAGAAGCTGCAATTCCCGTACACGGCCAGCCTATCTTCGTAATGGCTCGCCCTGATGGTCGCCACGTATGGGTGAATTTCGCTTACCCCGATAATGACACACTGCAGGTAATCGAGACCGAAAAGTTAAAAATCATTCATGAGAAAAAGCCCGGAAAAGCCGTACTGCATATGGAATTTAATCCACGCGGTGAAAAAGTGTGGGCATCGGTACGCGACGAAAATAAAGTTTGTATTTACGATACCAATACTTTCGTTGAAGAAAAATGTTTCCAAGCAGACAGCCCAAGCGGAATATTTTTCACCAATCGTGCGCACATTATCGGGCTATAA
- the nirQ gene encoding Denitrification regulatory protein NirQ, whose amino-acid sequence MTVEIAINNASNNLYYEPQGNEVELFTHAYNNQLPVLIKGPTGCGKTRFIAAMAEKLGRPLYTVSCHDDLTAADLVGRHLIGPEGTYWQDGPLTKAVREGGICYLDEVVEARKDTTVVLHPLADDRRVLPIERTGEYLEAAPGFMLVVSYNPGYQNLIKGMKPSTRQRFMAMSFDYPSEDIEAKIVAQESGAPMELVEQLVRLGTALRNLKDHDLEEAASTRLIIYAAKLVVSGVGIKQACYAAMAEPLSDDEATVAALKTVIDACVSE is encoded by the coding sequence ATGACCGTTGAAATCGCCATAAATAATGCAAGCAATAATTTGTACTACGAGCCACAAGGCAACGAAGTGGAGTTATTTACCCACGCCTATAACAACCAGCTTCCCGTGCTAATCAAAGGCCCTACTGGTTGTGGTAAAACCCGTTTTATCGCCGCCATGGCGGAAAAATTAGGCCGTCCTTTGTATACCGTTTCTTGCCACGATGATCTAACCGCTGCCGACCTTGTCGGGCGTCACCTCATTGGTCCAGAAGGCACGTATTGGCAAGACGGCCCATTGACTAAGGCCGTTCGAGAAGGCGGTATCTGTTATTTAGATGAAGTGGTCGAAGCGCGAAAAGATACCACTGTTGTGCTGCACCCATTAGCCGACGATCGTCGAGTATTACCCATTGAACGGACGGGCGAATACTTAGAGGCAGCGCCTGGTTTTATGCTAGTCGTGTCGTACAATCCAGGTTATCAAAACCTCATTAAAGGCATGAAGCCCAGTACACGTCAGCGCTTTATGGCGATGAGTTTTGACTATCCAAGTGAAGACATTGAAGCAAAAATTGTTGCCCAAGAAAGTGGTGCACCAATGGAACTGGTTGAGCAGTTGGTTCGTTTAGGTACTGCCTTGCGTAATCTAAAAGACCACGATCTAGAAGAAGCCGCGTCTACGCGTTTAATCATCTATGCCGCTAAGCTGGTGGTTAGTGGTGTGGGTATTAAACAAGCCTGTTATGCTGCAATGGCCGAACCTTTATCTGATGACGAAGCAACCGTCGCGGCCCTCAAAACGGTTATCGATGCGTGCGTAAGTGAGTAA
- a CDS encoding Copper-binding protein, plastocyanin/azurin family → MKNTCILLIALIASIVSLPLNAEVIEAEIIKFEFVPQYLVINVGDTVVWSNKEKRQYHSVWFEEAGDREPDYLFPGETYQRTFNQVGTFNYRCGPHPKMMGTVHVQ, encoded by the coding sequence ATGAAAAATACATGCATACTGTTGATAGCTCTGATTGCCTCAATAGTCTCGTTGCCATTAAACGCAGAAGTGATAGAGGCTGAAATCATAAAGTTCGAATTTGTTCCTCAATACCTAGTGATTAATGTTGGTGATACCGTCGTTTGGAGCAATAAAGAAAAACGCCAATATCACAGCGTATGGTTTGAAGAAGCAGGGGACCGAGAGCCTGATTATCTCTTCCCTGGCGAAACCTACCAGCGAACCTTTAACCAAGTCGGTACGTTTAATTATCGATGTGGCCCTCATCCGAAAATGATGGGGACCGTGCATGTTCAATAA
- the nirN gene encoding Heme-binding protein NirN, translating into MLKNKRSMLGKIAIVGAAISVSAFSVQASGVGDVVSKVEVDYSKHCAACHGSERLGAMGPALLPDNLKRLRKNNATTVIAEGRTATQMPAFKNILDADQRQALVDYIFTPPKVIPSWTEKDILATQVVTHTQGELPNKPVFEADLMNLFLVVEIGDHHVTVLNGDTFEPIHRFKSRFALHGGPKYSPDGRYVYFASRDGWITKYDIYNLKVVAEVRAGINTRNLAISSDGKSVMVANYLPNNLVMFDAENLDMLKIYPVMNSEGKTSRVSAVYNAPPRNTYIAALKDLKEVWEIPYPVEGKSSTVRKIAVNDYLDDFFFDPDYKLLIGASRGAAGGQVVDLDLGKVVHSIPLPGMPHLGSGITWDYPIKNEKGLLEMRQVLASPNLKEGKVSVIDMKTWKVIKEIKTEGPGFFMRSHENSPYAWVDVFFGPNKDKVHVIDKSTLEIVKTLRPSPGKTAAHVEFNKDGSKVILSIWDMDGEIIVYDANTLEEEKRLPMVKPSGKYNVWNKTQYERGTSH; encoded by the coding sequence ATGTTAAAAAATAAACGATCAATGCTAGGGAAAATAGCGATTGTAGGTGCAGCGATCAGCGTTTCTGCTTTTTCTGTACAAGCATCAGGCGTAGGTGATGTAGTTTCTAAGGTCGAAGTAGATTACAGCAAACACTGCGCTGCCTGTCATGGTTCAGAACGTTTAGGTGCAATGGGTCCCGCATTACTGCCTGATAATTTAAAACGTTTGCGTAAAAACAACGCAACAACCGTAATAGCAGAAGGGCGTACCGCCACACAAATGCCTGCGTTTAAAAATATTCTAGACGCTGACCAACGCCAAGCGCTTGTTGATTATATTTTCACACCACCTAAAGTGATACCAAGCTGGACTGAAAAAGACATACTAGCAACGCAAGTGGTCACTCACACACAAGGAGAGCTTCCGAATAAACCCGTATTCGAAGCCGACCTAATGAATCTGTTTTTAGTCGTAGAAATTGGCGATCACCACGTAACCGTTTTAAACGGCGATACGTTTGAACCCATTCATCGTTTCAAAAGCCGCTTCGCATTACATGGCGGCCCAAAATATTCCCCTGATGGACGTTATGTGTATTTTGCCTCCCGCGATGGCTGGATTACAAAATACGATATTTATAATCTAAAAGTCGTAGCCGAAGTACGCGCCGGTATTAATACCCGCAACCTAGCCATTTCATCGGACGGTAAATCGGTCATGGTCGCCAACTATTTACCAAATAACTTAGTGATGTTCGATGCTGAAAATCTCGATATGCTAAAAATTTATCCTGTAATGAATAGCGAAGGTAAAACCTCACGGGTAAGTGCGGTGTATAACGCACCACCACGCAATACATACATCGCTGCCCTCAAAGATTTAAAAGAAGTTTGGGAAATTCCATATCCAGTAGAGGGAAAATCTTCAACCGTGAGAAAAATAGCAGTAAACGATTATCTAGATGACTTCTTCTTCGACCCAGATTACAAACTTCTCATAGGTGCATCTCGTGGCGCTGCAGGCGGCCAAGTTGTCGATCTAGATTTAGGCAAGGTAGTTCACAGCATTCCATTACCAGGAATGCCACACTTGGGTTCAGGTATTACTTGGGATTACCCGATTAAAAATGAAAAAGGTTTATTAGAAATGCGACAAGTCTTAGCCTCGCCAAACCTAAAAGAAGGCAAGGTATCGGTAATCGATATGAAAACATGGAAAGTAATAAAAGAAATCAAAACCGAAGGCCCAGGTTTCTTTATGCGCAGCCATGAAAACTCACCTTATGCTTGGGTGGATGTATTCTTTGGCCCTAACAAAGATAAAGTCCATGTAATCGATAAATCGACGTTAGAGATTGTGAAAACCCTACGCCCATCACCGGGTAAAACCGCCGCCCATGTTGAGTTTAATAAAGATGGCAGCAAGGTAATTCTAAGTATTTGGGATATGGATGGCGAAATCATTGTTTATGACGCCAATACATTAGAAGAAGAAAAACGCCTGCCCATGGTGAAGCCTTCTGGCAAATACAATGTATGGAATAAAACCCAGTATGAGCGGGGGACTAGTCATTAA
- the nirH gene encoding Heme d1 biosynthesis protein (NirH), whose product MHCKNSNSNNVVDIDSFNPKAKSPFSNKDTSISTTDTVKIDFILTEVDRALVVATQEGLPVSERPYQIVGEKIGISEDEVICRLEKMLERGVIRRIAVVPNHYRIGFKANGMTVWNVKDSDVKRLGRQIGELPYVSHCYQRPRHEPYWSYNLFAMVHGTERAQVEERAEKLKALLGDACLGSEILYSSKILKKTGMRLSKKDDNASESKKTEGK is encoded by the coding sequence TTGCACTGTAAGAATTCGAACTCTAATAACGTCGTTGATATCGACAGCTTCAATCCCAAGGCTAAGTCTCCTTTTTCAAATAAGGACACATCAATATCCACAACTGACACAGTAAAAATCGACTTCATTTTAACCGAAGTTGATCGCGCTCTTGTCGTGGCGACCCAAGAAGGTCTTCCGGTTAGTGAACGCCCTTACCAGATTGTTGGCGAAAAAATTGGCATCTCAGAAGACGAAGTCATCTGTCGCTTAGAAAAAATGTTAGAGCGTGGAGTTATTCGCCGTATCGCCGTAGTCCCCAATCATTATCGCATTGGCTTTAAAGCCAACGGCATGACGGTATGGAATGTAAAAGATAGCGATGTAAAACGCTTAGGCCGCCAAATTGGCGAGCTGCCTTACGTGAGCCATTGTTATCAGCGCCCACGTCATGAGCCTTACTGGTCGTACAATTTATTTGCCATGGTTCACGGCACCGAGCGCGCACAAGTAGAGGAACGAGCAGAAAAACTAAAAGCACTATTAGGTGATGCTTGCTTAGGCAGCGAGATTTTATACAGCTCAAAAATTCTGAAAAAAACCGGTATGCGTCTTTCAAAGAAAGATGATAACGCCAGTGAATCAAAAAAGACTGAGGGGAAATAA
- the nirD gene encoding Transcriptional regulator — MKLLEQQLIDEYQKDLPVCSRPYLEVAKRLGVTESDVVSALKRLKENGTLSRIGPVFNHKKAGASTLAAMAVPEAVLAEVAERVNAFEGVNHNYAREHKFNLWFVVTAPDQDQLQASLKAIELSGGYKVMSLPMVKSHFIDLGFKVKWQ, encoded by the coding sequence ATGAAGTTATTAGAGCAGCAACTTATCGACGAATACCAAAAAGACTTGCCCGTCTGTTCGCGTCCGTATTTGGAGGTGGCCAAGCGTTTAGGTGTCACTGAAAGTGATGTGGTTTCTGCACTAAAACGATTAAAAGAAAACGGAACACTCTCGCGTATTGGCCCCGTATTTAATCACAAAAAAGCGGGTGCTAGCACCTTGGCCGCCATGGCTGTACCCGAGGCAGTATTAGCGGAAGTGGCCGAGCGTGTAAACGCTTTTGAAGGGGTTAATCACAACTATGCGCGTGAACATAAATTTAATCTTTGGTTTGTTGTTACCGCACCTGACCAAGATCAATTACAGGCAAGTCTGAAAGCGATTGAATTAAGTGGCGGCTATAAAGTGATGTCGTTACCCATGGTGAAGAGTCATTTCATCGACTTAGGTTTTAAAGTGAAGTGGCAGTGA
- the nirL gene encoding Heme d1 biosynthesis protein NirL: protein MDDISQLRLRKAIQNGLPLTEQPYLTLAQELGLTESQVMQAITDWQNDGMIKRFGLVVKHHSLGYTANAMVVWDIPEDKVNNVGELLSSCDAVTLCYQRPRQLPEWNYNLFSMIHGQDRETVLQQLASITEQNDLADFKRDVLFSYKLFKQCGGQYVQASHELASKGLTFKEQSL, encoded by the coding sequence ATGGATGACATTTCGCAGTTACGTTTGCGCAAAGCGATACAAAATGGTTTACCGCTTACCGAACAGCCTTATTTAACGCTAGCTCAAGAGCTTGGTTTAACTGAAAGCCAAGTGATGCAAGCCATCACTGACTGGCAGAATGATGGCATGATTAAACGCTTTGGTTTAGTCGTTAAACATCACAGCTTAGGCTACACCGCCAACGCGATGGTGGTATGGGATATTCCCGAAGATAAGGTTAACAACGTGGGTGAGCTTCTTAGTTCATGTGATGCCGTGACCCTGTGTTATCAGCGCCCGCGCCAGCTGCCAGAATGGAATTACAACCTGTTCAGCATGATCCATGGCCAAGACAGAGAAACGGTATTACAGCAGTTAGCCTCAATAACAGAGCAAAACGATTTAGCAGATTTCAAACGCGATGTTTTATTCAGCTACAAATTATTTAAACAATGCGGTGGCCAATATGTGCAAGCTTCTCACGAGTTAGCTTCAAAGGGCCTGACCTTCAAGGAACAATCATTATGA
- the nirC gene encoding putative Cytochrome c55X produces the protein MTIKRLISTAITVMIVSAAVMMATLSHAEIPSHERQQELTHLLKQDCGSCHGMTMKGGLGPALLPENLADTPNYILVNTIKYGRETLAMPAWDNILTTAEIEWLVAELKDGRFLGKSDRKNN, from the coding sequence ATGACAATTAAGCGTTTAATTTCAACTGCAATAACCGTCATGATCGTCAGTGCTGCTGTGATGATGGCGACCTTGAGCCATGCTGAAATTCCCAGTCACGAACGCCAACAAGAACTTACCCATTTACTAAAACAAGACTGTGGCTCTTGCCACGGTATGACAATGAAAGGCGGCTTAGGTCCAGCCCTATTGCCAGAAAATCTAGCTGATACCCCGAATTATATTTTAGTGAATACCATTAAGTACGGCCGTGAAACATTAGCCATGCCTGCCTGGGATAATATTTTAACAACTGCAGAAATTGAATGGCTGGTTGCCGAACTTAAAGATGGCCGCTTTTTAGGAAAATCCGATAGGAAAAATAATTGA
- the nirJ gene encoding Heme D1 biosynthesis protein NirJ, which yields MFRITQYMKTLHAPTPLGPSIKPPGPVVIWNLIRRCNLTCKHCYSISADVDFKGELSTNEVYTVMDDLKEFKVPVLILSGGEPLLRPDIWDISKRAKDMGFYVGLSTNGTLIDESNIEKIVAAKYDYIGVSIDGIEATHDEFRQRKGAFKESMHGIKLCQERGIKVGLRFTLTQDNAHELPLILDLMDEYDLDKFYLSHLNYAGRGKRNRKRDVFHQMTRDALDMIFERSWNELKQGIEREYVTGNNDADGPYLLQWAEKNVPEEVEALRQRLENWGGNSSGVNISNIDNLGNVHPDTFWWDYNLGNVREKKFSEIWANPEDELMKGFRMSPRPVKGRCGACQYLKICGGNTRVRAYSLTDDPWAEDPACYLSNAEIGVETEEEDRMPLPSHEVRTEHVAAVEKPQQFINAVNL from the coding sequence ATGTTTCGCATTACCCAATACATGAAAACACTGCACGCGCCCACTCCGCTTGGTCCATCAATAAAGCCACCCGGCCCCGTTGTTATTTGGAACTTGATTCGCCGTTGTAATTTAACGTGTAAGCATTGTTACTCCATTTCAGCGGACGTCGACTTTAAAGGGGAGCTGTCTACCAACGAAGTCTACACCGTCATGGACGATCTAAAAGAATTTAAAGTACCAGTATTAATTTTGTCTGGTGGAGAGCCACTGTTACGCCCAGACATTTGGGATATTTCAAAGCGTGCCAAAGACATGGGTTTTTATGTTGGTCTTTCTACTAACGGCACCTTAATCGACGAATCAAATATCGAAAAAATCGTTGCTGCAAAATACGATTACATCGGCGTCAGTATTGATGGTATCGAAGCGACTCATGATGAATTTCGTCAGCGTAAAGGCGCCTTTAAAGAATCAATGCACGGTATCAAACTGTGCCAAGAACGAGGTATTAAAGTCGGCTTGCGCTTCACCTTAACCCAAGATAACGCCCACGAATTACCTTTGATCTTAGATCTAATGGACGAATACGATCTGGATAAATTTTATCTTTCCCACCTGAACTACGCCGGTCGTGGTAAACGTAATCGCAAGCGTGATGTCTTTCATCAAATGACCCGCGATGCTTTAGATATGATCTTTGAACGCAGCTGGAACGAATTAAAGCAAGGCATCGAACGAGAATACGTGACAGGTAATAACGACGCCGACGGCCCTTATTTATTGCAGTGGGCAGAAAAAAATGTCCCTGAAGAAGTTGAAGCATTGCGCCAGCGTTTAGAAAACTGGGGCGGAAATTCCTCGGGCGTAAACATCTCAAACATCGACAACCTTGGTAATGTTCACCCAGATACTTTCTGGTGGGATTACAATCTAGGCAACGTGCGTGAGAAAAAATTCTCTGAAATCTGGGCTAACCCAGAAGATGAATTAATGAAAGGCTTCCGCATGTCGCCACGCCCAGTAAAAGGTCGTTGTGGTGCCTGCCAGTATTTGAAAATCTGCGGTGGCAATACTCGCGTGCGTGCGTATTCATTAACCGACGATCCGTGGGCGGAAGATCCAGCCTGTTATTTATCCAATGCAGAAATCGGCGTTGAAACCGAAGAAGAAGACCGTATGCCACTCCCTAGTCACGAAGTAAGAACCGAGCATGTCGCCGCTGTAGAAAAGCCGCAACAGTTTATAAACGCAGTGAATCTCTAA